A window of Clostridium sp. 'White wine YQ' contains these coding sequences:
- a CDS encoding cold-shock protein, with amino-acid sequence MTGTVKWFNGEKGFGFITGEDGKDVFAHFSQIVAEGYKSLQEGQKVSYDVVEGQKGPQAENITAI; translated from the coding sequence ATGACAGGAACAGTTAAATGGTTTAACGGAGAAAAAGGATTTGGATTTATAACAGGAGAAGATGGTAAAGATGTATTTGCTCATTTTTCTCAAATAGTTGCAGAAGGTTATAAGTCACTTCAAGAAGGACAAAAAGTTTCTTATGACGTAGTAGAAGGACAAAAAGGTCCTCAAGCAGAAAATATTACAGCTATCTAA
- a CDS encoding ABC transporter permease subunit codes for MNIFIRELKANRKALIIWSICMILLVVSGMAKYTAYSEGGSANEVFNKMPFTLKALLGIGSFDVTSIGGFFAFLFLYIELTVAIHAVLLGNGIIAKEERDKTTEFLIVKPVSRSTIITSKLLAALVNLVIINLITLVSSIVMVAQYNKGASINGEILTFFFVMFIVQLLFLSLGALLSAFMKKAKVSGSIATGILLLSFVISKITDVTDRMNFLNLLSPFKYFNYADIVNGNGLDFLIVSVTLLMVVVFSVLTYFFYNKRDLAI; via the coding sequence ATGAATATTTTTATAAGAGAATTAAAAGCTAATAGAAAAGCCCTTATAATATGGAGCATTTGTATGATTTTATTGGTTGTAAGTGGTATGGCAAAGTATACTGCTTATTCTGAAGGGGGTTCTGCTAATGAAGTTTTTAATAAGATGCCCTTCACCTTAAAAGCATTACTTGGAATTGGCTCCTTTGATGTTACTAGCATTGGTGGTTTCTTTGCATTCTTATTTCTTTATATTGAACTAACAGTAGCAATTCATGCTGTTCTTCTAGGAAATGGTATTATCGCAAAGGAAGAAAGAGACAAAACCACAGAATTTTTAATTGTAAAACCAGTATCTAGATCTACTATCATTACTTCAAAGCTTCTTGCTGCATTAGTAAATCTAGTGATAATAAATTTAATTACCTTGGTTTCTTCAATAGTAATGGTAGCTCAATACAATAAAGGAGCTTCAATTAATGGTGAAATATTAACATTCTTCTTTGTAATGTTTATAGTTCAACTACTTTTCCTTTCACTTGGAGCCTTACTATCAGCATTTATGAAGAAGGCTAAAGTATCAGGTTCAATAGCAACAGGAATACTACTTTTATCCTTTGTAATTTCAAAGATTACTGATGTAACAGATCGTATGAATTTTTTAAACTTACTTTCCCCTTTTAAATATTTTAACTATGCGGATATAGTAAACGGAAATGGACTAGATTTTCTAATAGTCTCTGTAACACTATTAATGGTCGTTGTTTTTTCTGTACTAACTTATTTCTTTTACAATAAAAGAGACTTAGCTATTTAA
- a CDS encoding class I SAM-dependent methyltransferase, which produces MANHDIFTVEDVFNMLDAKLQDQRERWENFYSERKFKAPFINHPDLPDENLKEFFSKLERVPNKVLELGCGEGRNAIFMAKQGSNVTGVDLSESAIKNARVQAAKNTVKVDFLCKSIFEFKNMHFDFIYDSGCFHHLPPHRRITYLELLRSSLKTGGYFGLACFSTEVDSEEHTDWDYYERHITGTGFSKEKLEKIFSDDFEIIEIRKYKDGIPDTLQGLSFLWTALFKKK; this is translated from the coding sequence ATGGCTAATCACGATATTTTCACAGTTGAAGACGTTTTTAATATGTTAGACGCAAAGCTTCAAGATCAAAGAGAAAGATGGGAGAATTTTTATTCTGAAAGGAAATTTAAAGCTCCTTTTATTAATCATCCTGATTTACCTGATGAAAATCTTAAAGAATTCTTTTCAAAACTTGAAAGGGTTCCTAATAAGGTTCTTGAACTCGGCTGCGGTGAAGGTAGAAATGCAATATTTATGGCAAAGCAAGGTTCTAATGTTACCGGAGTTGACTTATCCGAATCTGCTATAAAAAATGCAAGAGTGCAAGCTGCTAAAAATACTGTTAAAGTAGATTTTTTATGTAAATCTATCTTTGAGTTTAAAAATATGCATTTTGATTTTATTTATGATAGTGGATGTTTTCATCATCTTCCGCCCCATAGAAGAATTACATATTTAGAGCTCTTAAGAAGTTCTTTAAAAACTGGAGGTTATTTTGGATTAGCTTGTTTTTCTACAGAGGTAGATTCTGAAGAACACACTGATTGGGACTATTATGAACGCCATATTACTGGAACTGGTTTTTCAAAAGAAAAACTTGAAAAAATATTTAGCGATGATTTTGAGATTATTGAAATTAGAAAATATAAAGATGGTATTCCTGATACCTTACAAGGACTAAGTTTTTTGTGGACTGCCTTATTTAAGAAAAAGTAA
- a CDS encoding immunity protein YezG family protein: MINENDLNKYYGEIAEKLDEIIPMKWDKIVMYAEELGTVNSASFYFYTDDCNNINYSGDIPSKFGVSRETFKLLLRELREINRNLWQEFKNAGETAWSTFTLTLNSDGKFKVKFDYEINNEIGLLEREIRWAYDELGIVPEDEYEMKLLDEYRNCITK; this comes from the coding sequence ATGATTAACGAAAATGACTTAAACAAATATTACGGTGAAATTGCTGAAAAATTAGATGAAATTATTCCAATGAAATGGGACAAGATTGTAATGTATGCTGAAGAGCTAGGGACTGTGAACTCTGCTAGTTTTTATTTTTATACAGATGATTGCAATAATATTAATTACTCTGGAGATATCCCTAGTAAATTTGGTGTTAGCAGAGAGACCTTTAAACTTCTTTTAAGAGAACTAAGGGAGATTAACAGAAATCTATGGCAAGAATTTAAAAATGCTGGTGAAACTGCTTGGAGTACATTTACCTTAACCTTAAATAGTGATGGTAAATTTAAAGTTAAATTTGATTATGAAATAAATAATGAAATTGGACTTTTAGAACGTGAAATAAGATGGGCCTATGATGAGCTTGGAATAGTACCAGAAGATGAATATGAGATGAAGTTATTAGATGAGTATAGAAATTGTATAACCAAGTAA
- a CDS encoding ABC transporter permease subunit: protein MNIFLHELKTLRKTTAIWIIVLVSLLALYLSIYPGMANDAEDFKKLLEGYPASVRAMLGINLDTITSILGFYSMIFSFIVVFGAIQAMNLGVSILSRESRERTADFLLVKPVSRTSIVTAKLLAAFTVIIITNIIFLAVSFIMANMVKTADFDVKTFFLINLTLFFIQVIFLAIGMVSSVFFNKLKNILPLSLGVVFGLYMLGTLIATGKDVDIARYFSPFKYFDIPYIIKNISYESSYMITGIAIVIVSIIVSYIVYNKKDIHAV from the coding sequence ATGAATATTTTTCTACATGAACTAAAGACTCTGAGAAAAACAACAGCTATATGGATTATTGTTTTAGTTTCTTTACTGGCACTATATCTTTCAATATATCCTGGAATGGCTAATGATGCTGAAGATTTTAAAAAATTATTAGAAGGTTATCCAGCATCCGTTAGAGCTATGCTTGGAATTAATTTAGATACAATAACCTCTATTTTAGGGTTTTACTCAATGATATTTTCCTTTATCGTCGTTTTTGGTGCTATTCAGGCTATGAATCTTGGGGTTTCAATACTTTCTAGAGAATCCAGAGAGCGAACAGCTGATTTCTTATTAGTAAAGCCTGTTTCTCGTACATCTATTGTAACTGCAAAGCTTTTGGCTGCCTTTACTGTTATCATTATTACAAATATTATTTTCTTAGCTGTATCTTTCATTATGGCAAATATGGTTAAAACTGCAGATTTTGATGTAAAGACGTTTTTCCTAATTAACCTTACCCTATTTTTTATTCAAGTTATATTCCTTGCAATTGGTATGGTTTCTTCAGTATTCTTTAATAAACTTAAAAACATACTGCCTCTATCACTAGGCGTAGTTTTTGGCTTATATATGCTAGGTACACTTATTGCAACTGGAAAGGATGTTGACATTGCGCGTTACTTCTCTCCTTTTAAATATTTTGATATACCTTATATTATTAAAAACATAAGCTATGAGTCTTCATATATGATTACTGGAATAGCAATCGTAATTGTTTCTATAATTGTAAGCTATATAGTTTATAACAAAAAAGATATCCATGCAGTATAA
- a CDS encoding penicillin-binding transpeptidase domain-containing protein, with amino-acid sequence MVKSIHAKRSKYMGIGFCVLFILLSVRTYIVVNKYNPDRASVSMVNYQVENISQNNYMMLDSKGKDLMTYSKKYVVVIDSKPFSLNNCDDNMQNLLAFNFIMKTQVDNFSYDEILKKAGKSYFVVNEDTYNKVKNMTNIKGIYAYTYDESDSKNSWSITDLLSKVNAKDKYEEGSLEATLQSYIKNNKSPQVKFSLDKSGVYKEEGYEVNKDNKNIQLTLDLDLNNRIKNILNKSEYSSLKNAGVVIMDSESGDIKALVQKDESQPNLLIGAEGIGFEPASTFKLLVEQAALEDKDVSLSDKFVCKGEICQKDGKPYSHGTLSVRDALLVSCNDTFFQVAQKVGYDKLMKLAESEGLYSKALGLTKEISGTKPKEEAGLSNIGIGQAMTVTPVQMAGAINTIVNGGVYVKPSIVKSILDINDKPVNNYTSTKTRIISKTIADEIKENMREVVKKGTGTNAFIPNVDIGGKTGSATGAKGTTHGWFSGYFNIGKKYYTMVIFVPDINGKNEEGENLVGGNTGAPIFKDIVLDMMKNK; translated from the coding sequence ATGGTAAAATCCATACATGCAAAAAGAAGCAAGTATATGGGGATAGGGTTTTGTGTACTTTTTATTCTTTTATCAGTGAGAACATATATTGTAGTAAATAAATATAATCCAGATAGAGCAAGTGTTTCTATGGTTAATTATCAAGTGGAAAACATTTCTCAAAATAACTACATGATGCTAGATTCTAAGGGTAAGGATTTAATGACCTATTCAAAGAAGTATGTAGTTGTTATTGATTCTAAACCCTTTAGTTTAAATAACTGTGATGATAATATGCAAAATCTTTTGGCATTTAATTTTATTATGAAAACCCAAGTAGATAACTTTAGTTATGATGAAATATTAAAAAAAGCTGGAAAGAGCTATTTTGTGGTTAATGAAGATACTTATAACAAAGTAAAAAATATGACCAATATAAAAGGTATATATGCCTATACCTATGATGAGTCAGATAGTAAGAATTCTTGGTCTATTACAGATCTGCTAAGTAAAGTAAATGCAAAGGATAAGTATGAAGAAGGATCTCTAGAGGCAACACTACAAAGTTATATTAAAAATAATAAATCACCACAGGTTAAATTTTCTTTAGACAAGTCAGGAGTCTATAAAGAGGAAGGATATGAAGTTAATAAGGATAATAAAAATATTCAGTTAACTTTAGATTTAGATTTAAATAATAGAATTAAAAATATCTTAAATAAAAGTGAATATTCTAGTTTAAAGAATGCCGGTGTAGTTATAATGGATAGTGAAAGTGGAGATATTAAAGCGCTAGTTCAAAAAGATGAATCACAGCCCAATCTGTTAATTGGAGCAGAAGGAATAGGCTTTGAACCAGCCTCAACCTTTAAACTACTTGTGGAACAGGCGGCATTAGAGGATAAGGATGTTTCATTAAGTGATAAGTTTGTATGTAAAGGCGAGATATGCCAAAAAGATGGTAAGCCATATTCTCACGGAACTTTATCTGTTAGAGATGCATTGTTAGTATCTTGTAACGATACATTCTTTCAGGTTGCTCAAAAGGTTGGCTATGATAAATTAATGAAGTTAGCTGAGTCTGAAGGGCTGTATAGTAAGGCTTTAGGATTAACAAAAGAAATTTCAGGAACTAAACCTAAAGAAGAAGCAGGACTTAGTAATATAGGTATAGGGCAGGCAATGACAGTCACTCCAGTACAAATGGCAGGAGCAATAAACACCATTGTAAATGGAGGAGTTTACGTTAAGCCTAGCATAGTTAAATCAATATTAGATATCAACGATAAGCCTGTGAATAACTATACAAGTACTAAAACAAGAATTATTTCAAAAACTATAGCAGATGAAATAAAGGAAAATATGAGAGAGGTAGTTAAAAAAGGTACTGGAACTAATGCTTTTATTCCTAATGTAGATATAGGAGGTAAAACAGGATCAGCAACTGGAGCTAAAGGAACAACTCATGGATGGTTTAGTGGTTATTTTAATATAGGAAAGAAGTATTATACAATGGTAATCTTTGTTCCTGATATCAATGGTAAAAATGAAGAAGGAGAAAATTTAGTAGGTGGTAATACTGGTGCTCCTATTTTTAAGGATATTGTTTTAGATATGATGAAAAATAAGTAA
- a CDS encoding DUF434 domain-containing protein, translating into MNNIVRRGFSPKDKEEFGYESIQILHKAAKDLYYLINQGYNIKGASTFIGNHYLLSERQRLALVRAISSENSVKVRKEKEVLGSLENSTVHIDGFNTIITLEVLLSESLVLRCLDGTIRDLAGLRGTYRLIDKTDIAINLIGNIISKHKITEANFYLDAPVSNSGRLKERILELLKVYNFEVNVQNINNVDKTLEGLPNVITSDAIILDKCESWINLNREIVENENSNYWIIDFKSLESIG; encoded by the coding sequence ATGAATAATATTGTTAGAAGGGGTTTTTCACCTAAAGATAAAGAGGAATTTGGATATGAATCTATACAAATACTACATAAAGCAGCTAAGGATTTATACTATCTTATAAATCAAGGATATAACATAAAAGGAGCCTCTACTTTTATCGGCAATCACTATTTACTATCAGAAAGACAGAGATTAGCTTTAGTAAGAGCAATATCATCTGAAAATTCAGTTAAAGTGAGAAAAGAAAAAGAAGTATTAGGAAGTTTAGAGAATTCAACAGTACATATCGATGGTTTTAATACAATCATTACGCTGGAAGTCTTATTATCTGAATCTTTAGTACTAAGATGTTTAGATGGCACTATTAGAGATTTAGCTGGACTTAGGGGAACTTATAGGTTAATAGATAAAACAGATATTGCCATTAATCTAATTGGAAATATTATAAGTAAGCATAAAATAACTGAAGCAAATTTTTATTTAGATGCTCCAGTATCAAATTCTGGAAGGTTAAAGGAAAGAATACTAGAGTTATTAAAAGTTTATAATTTTGAAGTTAATGTTCAAAATATAAACAATGTTGATAAAACTTTAGAAGGTTTACCTAACGTAATAACCAGCGACGCAATTATTTTAGATAAGTGTGAAAGCTGGATAAACTTAAATAGAGAAATTGTTGAAAATGAAAATTCAAACTATTGGATTATAGATTTTAAAAGTTTAGAATCTATAGGTTAA
- a CDS encoding Gfo/Idh/MocA family protein: MKKLRWGIIGLGEIANKFAQAVTKMENVELVSVASRSMEKSIAFGNKYSVSKDRCYGSYEDIVKDDTVDAIYVAVLHPFHKDISIMCLENGKAVLCEKPVTISEEEVKEVIKTAEENKVFFMEAMKTRFLPINKKVKEWIEEGRIGDVRLLQADFGFKAEFDPLGRLYNKELGGGALLDVGIYTISYSSFIFGNKPISIGSNLYIGSTGVDECASINLTYNEGKQAQLYGAINVNSKREANIIGTEGRICVERFSSADTATIWVNGREEEKIYIPFDINGFEYQINEVVDCISNGKFQSEIMSWQDSIDIMRIMDEVRTQGIK; encoded by the coding sequence ATGAAGAAATTAAGATGGGGAATAATAGGGCTTGGGGAAATTGCTAATAAATTTGCACAAGCTGTGACTAAGATGGAAAATGTAGAACTTGTTTCTGTTGCCTCAAGATCTATGGAGAAATCAATTGCTTTTGGAAACAAATATAGTGTATCTAAAGATAGATGCTATGGAAGTTATGAGGATATAGTTAAGGATGATACTGTAGATGCAATATATGTGGCAGTTCTACATCCATTTCATAAAGATATATCAATAATGTGTTTGGAAAATGGAAAAGCTGTACTTTGTGAAAAACCTGTAACCATAAGTGAAGAAGAGGTAAAGGAAGTAATAAAAACAGCAGAAGAAAATAAAGTGTTTTTCATGGAAGCTATGAAAACAAGATTTTTACCTATAAATAAAAAAGTAAAAGAATGGATTGAAGAAGGTAGAATAGGAGATGTTCGTTTACTTCAAGCAGATTTTGGATTTAAAGCTGAATTTGACCCATTAGGGAGGTTATATAATAAAGAGCTAGGTGGTGGGGCACTTCTTGACGTAGGAATTTATACTATTTCTTATAGTTCTTTTATATTTGGAAATAAACCTATAAGTATAGGAAGTAACCTTTATATAGGTTCAACAGGAGTAGATGAATGTGCTTCAATTAATTTAACTTATAATGAAGGAAAGCAAGCACAACTATATGGAGCAATAAATGTTAACTCTAAAAGAGAAGCTAATATTATAGGGACAGAGGGAAGGATTTGCGTTGAAAGATTCTCTAGTGCAGATACCGCAACCATATGGGTAAATGGAAGAGAAGAAGAAAAGATATATATCCCATTTGATATAAATGGCTTTGAATATCAAATAAATGAGGTTGTAGACTGTATAAGTAATGGCAAGTTTCAAAGTGAAATAATGAGTTGGCAGGATTCTATAGATATAATGAGAATAATGGATGAGGTAAGAACTCAAGGTATAAAATAA
- a CDS encoding ABC transporter ATP-binding protein — protein sequence MNVIEIKNLTKQYGKSRGIIDVNLNVEEGEIFGFIGPNGAGKSTTIRTLLGLIYPTSGSATIFGKNCIENPEVRQSLGYLPSEVFYYDNMRVLDLLKYSASFYKKDCTKRIHELAEIMDLDLKKKIDDLSFGNKKKVGIVQGLLHEPKLIILDEPTSGLDPLMQQRFFELIKEENKKGATVFFSSHILGEVQKMCSRVAFIKEGKIIKLEKISTLQENNYKKISIEAKSNIKKEAFNVKGVNNLKIEKDTASFIFKGNINAITKKLAEIELNNISIEEPDLEEIFMHYYSKEE from the coding sequence ATGAATGTCATTGAAATTAAAAATCTTACAAAACAATATGGTAAGTCCAGAGGTATAATTGACGTTAACTTAAACGTTGAGGAAGGGGAAATCTTTGGTTTTATTGGCCCAAATGGAGCTGGAAAATCTACAACCATTAGAACTCTTTTAGGACTTATATATCCAACTAGCGGTAGTGCAACTATATTCGGAAAGAATTGTATTGAGAACCCTGAAGTAAGACAATCACTAGGTTATCTTCCATCAGAAGTATTCTATTATGATAATATGCGAGTTTTAGATTTATTAAAATACTCTGCAAGCTTTTATAAAAAGGATTGTACAAAAAGAATACATGAGCTAGCAGAAATTATGGATTTAGACTTAAAAAAGAAAATAGATGATCTTTCTTTTGGTAATAAAAAGAAAGTTGGTATAGTACAAGGGCTTCTACATGAACCAAAACTAATAATATTAGATGAGCCTACTAGTGGACTTGATCCCCTAATGCAACAAAGATTTTTTGAACTTATTAAAGAGGAAAATAAGAAAGGTGCAACTGTATTCTTCTCTTCTCATATTCTAGGTGAAGTTCAGAAGATGTGTAGCCGTGTTGCTTTCATAAAAGAAGGTAAAATCATTAAGCTTGAAAAGATTAGCACACTTCAAGAAAATAACTATAAGAAAATCAGTATTGAAGCTAAATCTAATATTAAAAAAGAAGCTTTTAATGTTAAAGGGGTAAATAATCTTAAGATTGAAAAAGATACTGCTAGTTTCATATTTAAGGGAAATATCAACGCAATTACTAAAAAATTAGCTGAAATAGAACTTAATAATATATCAATTGAAGAGCCGGATTTAGAGGAAATCTTTATGCACTATTATTCAAAGGAGGAATAG
- a CDS encoding MBL fold metallo-hydrolase — protein MIDQMIEKISDIMQTYEQLTDDIILLRFTIVNSCIVADLSKKPNEFVLVDTGLKTSGDFIIDTIEKLYGVKSYPKAIILTHGHFDHVGSVIQLIKTYNIPVYVHPLEIPYLTGKKDYPRGDSTVDDGMVAKMSKYFPNEALDLGGFIHKLPEDGTIPHMPGWKWILTQGHTPGHISLYRESDGTIIVGDALCTTKQESLISVLTQREQISGPPAYLTTNWEDAKDAVETIANLKPNLAVFSHGNPLEGEELKSHLNYLKDNFEELAKPEHGRFT, from the coding sequence ATGATTGATCAAATGATAGAAAAAATATCTGATATAATGCAGACTTATGAACAACTAACCGACGACATTATACTTTTACGATTTACAATAGTAAATTCCTGTATTGTTGCAGATTTAAGTAAAAAACCTAATGAATTTGTATTAGTGGATACTGGCCTTAAGACTTCAGGAGATTTTATAATAGATACAATAGAAAAGCTTTATGGAGTGAAGAGTTATCCTAAAGCAATTATATTGACTCATGGACATTTTGATCATGTAGGCTCAGTTATTCAGCTTATTAAAACTTATAATATTCCAGTTTACGTTCATCCACTTGAAATACCTTATTTAACAGGTAAAAAGGATTACCCAAGAGGGGACTCTACAGTCGATGATGGAATGGTAGCGAAGATGTCCAAATACTTTCCAAATGAAGCATTAGACTTAGGCGGGTTTATTCATAAGCTTCCTGAGGATGGAACAATTCCACATATGCCTGGATGGAAGTGGATTTTAACTCAAGGTCATACTCCAGGACATATTTCATTATACAGAGAAAGCGATGGAACAATTATTGTGGGAGATGCATTATGTACTACAAAGCAAGAATCTCTTATATCAGTATTAACTCAAAGAGAGCAAATTAGCGGGCCTCCAGCATATCTTACAACTAACTGGGAAGATGCAAAAGATGCAGTTGAAACCATAGCAAATCTAAAACCTAATCTAGCAGTATTTAGTCATGGAAATCCATTAGAAGGAGAAGAATTAAAATCTCATCTGAATTATCTTAAGGATAACTTTGAAGAGCTAGCTAAGCCCGAGCATGGAAGATTTACGTAA
- a CDS encoding TetR/AcrR family transcriptional regulator, whose amino-acid sequence MEKFKNLPKEKQDVIINAALKAFGTNGYKKTSVSDVASAAGISKAMVFHYFGTKKALYLYLLELCGTIITNEVINRFDNSVTDFFERIKMATEIELSAMKQYPPIPTFLTSMYFEEDDEVKDVIKAGIAQGEGFREKIAFDGMDVSKFKDTIDLKIVMKLLYWMTDGFMKQFSGKTDVDFEGICNEFYDCMEMLKKNFYKEEYL is encoded by the coding sequence TTGGAGAAATTTAAAAATTTGCCAAAGGAAAAGCAAGATGTAATTATAAATGCGGCACTTAAAGCTTTTGGAACTAATGGATATAAAAAAACCTCTGTTAGCGATGTTGCTTCCGCTGCTGGAATTTCTAAAGCCATGGTATTTCATTACTTTGGTACAAAAAAAGCATTGTATCTATACTTATTGGAACTATGTGGAACAATTATTACTAATGAAGTTATCAATAGATTTGATAATTCAGTTACTGATTTTTTCGAAAGAATCAAAATGGCAACTGAAATCGAACTTTCTGCTATGAAACAATACCCTCCTATACCTACTTTCCTAACAAGTATGTATTTTGAAGAGGATGATGAAGTAAAAGATGTCATTAAAGCTGGTATTGCTCAAGGTGAAGGCTTTAGAGAAAAAATAGCCTTTGATGGTATGGATGTTTCAAAGTTTAAGGACACTATTGATCTTAAAATCGTTATGAAATTGCTCTATTGGATGACTGATGGATTTATGAAACAGTTCTCAGGTAAAACAGATGTAGATTTTGAAGGCATATGTAACGAGTTCTATGATTGTATGGAAATGCTTAAAAAGAACTTTTATAAAGAAGAATACCTGTAA
- a CDS encoding MBL fold metallo-hydrolase, with translation MLNFIGIGSAFNTKLGNNSAYIKKDNSLILIDCGGTVFHKLQELNLLQGIENLYFIITHTHPDHIGSLGDTIFYSNYILKHKPKVYFPDKAFLNGILAGLGVGEEMYYMNDYKEFLISDNALGKVEVEFIKTTHSSKLPCYGFIMGVKGEKFYYSGDSNEIENKIIDKLISGEIQRVYQDTSGLDYEGNGHLYINKLIQIIPEEFRNKVYCMHLDGHVSVEEIRNSGFNVVEILKN, from the coding sequence ATGCTTAATTTTATTGGAATAGGAAGTGCATTTAATACTAAGTTAGGTAATAATAGCGCTTACATAAAAAAAGATAATAGCTTAATTCTTATAGATTGTGGAGGAACAGTATTTCATAAATTACAAGAATTAAACCTGCTACAAGGAATTGAAAATTTATATTTTATTATTACCCATACTCATCCAGATCATATTGGAAGCTTAGGTGATACAATATTTTATTCAAACTACATTTTAAAGCATAAGCCAAAAGTTTATTTTCCTGATAAAGCTTTTCTTAATGGAATTTTAGCGGGTTTAGGTGTTGGAGAAGAAATGTATTATATGAATGACTATAAGGAATTTTTAATAAGTGATAATGCTCTTGGTAAGGTAGAAGTTGAATTTATAAAAACAACACATTCCAGCAAACTTCCATGTTATGGATTTATAATGGGTGTAAAAGGAGAAAAATTTTATTATAGTGGGGATTCAAATGAAATAGAAAATAAAATAATTGATAAACTTATAAGTGGAGAAATTCAAAGAGTATATCAAGATACTAGCGGGCTTGACTATGAAGGCAATGGACATTTATATATTAATAAATTGATTCAAATAATACCAGAGGAATTTAGAAATAAAGTTTATTGTATGCATCTTGATGGGCATGTGTCAGTAGAAGAAATCAGAAATAGTGGATTTAATGTAGTTGAAATTTTAAAAAATTAA